Part of the Candidatus Methylomirabilis limnetica genome, GTGGGAGCGGTGCCGGGGGCATTGCCGCCGGTTATCGGCTGGGCAGCAGCCACGGGAAGACTCGGAATCGAGGCGTGGGTATTGTTCGCCATCATGTTTCTCTGGCAGCTTCCCCATACGCTGGCAATCGCCATGCTGTACAAGGACGATTATAAGCGGGCAGGGATTCACCTCCTCCCAGTGATCGATCCGGACGATAAACTTACGGGATGTCAGATTGTCTGCGACTCCCTGGTCTTACTTGTCGTCAGCCTGCTGCCGACCCTCATCGGGTTTGCCGGCCCAGTCTATTTCGCGGGTGCGCTTACGCTGGGTATTGGCCTGCTTGGGTGCGGGTGTGCCTTTATCCTCTGGCGATCGACAACAGACGTGAGGCGTCTGGTGTTCGCGTCGCTTGTGTACCTACCGGCGCTGCTGTTACTGATGGTGCTAGACAGGGTGCCATTCTAATGTCTCTCGGCAGTAAAGTGTAGGCAGATCCCTTCCCCCCCACGAGGGGGAAGGTGAGGATGGGGGGGGTGGGCAGGAAAGCCAGGACGCCGAGGAAGCGTCCAACGGATACCGAAAGCGCCCTGTGGCGGCAGTTGCGGTTGCGCCGGATCGAAGGACGCAAGTTCCACCGACAGCATCCTATCGGACCGCTTGGCTTGAGAGCGTCGGGTACCGAGTGGTTCAGTTCTGGGATCACCCCCCCCACCTTAATCCTCCCCCTCAAGGGGGGAGGAGATCCATAAGGGGAGGGGAGGAATCCACAAAAGGTGTCACTTCCCCCCATGAGGGGGAAGGATAGGATGGGGGGTGGAGGATCGAAGCGTAGCCATGCTTTCGTGCCAGGAGCCATCCTAACGATGGCCTTGAATCTATCTAGAAAGGCATCCCTCAGGAGGTCTACTCATCCTTTCCGTTACCGCCTTGCCTACCATCAATGCCGCACTCAATGGGACCAGCGCGCTTTTGCTGAGCCTCGGCTACCTGTTGATCCGACAGCGAAAGATCACCGCGCACAAGCTCTGTATGGGGGCGGCCCTTGGGACCTCGACCCTCTTTCTGATGTCCTATCTGACGTATCACTATCAGGTGGGATCGATTCCTTTTGCAGGGCACGGAGGCATTCGAGCGCTGTATTTTACGATCCTGATCTCTCATACGGTTCTGGCCGCGGCGATTCCCCCATTAGCCCTCATCACGGTCTATCGCGCACTGAGAGGGCGCTTTGACCGACACGTGAGGATTGCCCGGTGGACCCTTCCGCTGTGGCTGTATGTCTCGGTCACCGGCGTTATTATCTACTGCATGCTATATCACCTCTACCCGCCAGCCTAGCGATTAGCATTCAGCGAGCAGCACTCAGCGAACAGGAAGACACGAATCAGCTTTTGGTCTTGAGTTGACAGCCGAGGGTTGGAGGCTTCAGAGGTGGCCATGGCGAGAGCCGCCCCACCGGTAGGTAGGTTGTGCTATCGGGATGTCAGGAGAGGGCAGCTTCTTGAGGAGAGGGCTAAGAAGTGCATATTACGGGGGTGTAATCTACACTTACAAGGTGAGGGGAGCCGGCTATTGCTTCGGCGTCTTTATGGTGATGATAAGGCATTGCTTTCGATGGCTGAAAGGATAGGAAGGCATTTTTGCTTGTCAATGGGTATTTGACATCGAAAAGCAGGGACTGGCGATGGTTGGGCAGGAAAGATGGATCGGCGGGCGCTGAGAGCATCCGAGCCTTGATCCTACGAATGACCCTGTCCCGATGAAGCTGAAGCTGAAGGACTACCTCCGCAACA contains:
- a CDS encoding DUF420 domain-containing protein — translated: MPTINAALNGTSALLLSLGYLLIRQRKITAHKLCMGAALGTSTLFLMSYLTYHYQVGSIPFAGHGGIRALYFTILISHTVLAAAIPPLALITVYRALRGRFDRHVRIARWTLPLWLYVSVTGVIIYCMLYHLYPPA
- a CDS encoding DUF559 domain-containing protein; amino-acid sequence: MGGVGRKARTPRKRPTDTESALWRQLRLRRIEGRKFHRQHPIGPLGLRASGTEWFSSGITPPTLILPLKGGGDP